The following coding sequences lie in one Rutidosis leptorrhynchoides isolate AG116_Rl617_1_P2 chromosome 6, CSIRO_AGI_Rlap_v1, whole genome shotgun sequence genomic window:
- the LOC139855267 gene encoding uncharacterized protein: MSYHTVEAIDCNGDLVTFMEYVILLGQDNRSLAGRLVHFHLVGRISLWSCKQCDTWVWKFNFNAQFTCNSLSSMLDELSAVAHNNTEPTIINKLIPQKIGIFMWRAIKNKLPVRSELDKRGIDLHSTRCPVCDEDIESLQHILLKCKVASEVWELIRKWWNFDMIRFVSIPELSKASSPSRSSSIDSFIWQAVVWVSSYLIWKNRNDHVFGNTTLSPPKIVSDIQSRCFEWINCRSKKVRLEWLLWITDPLHSIRNVQVKEGIG, encoded by the exons ATGTCATACCATACGGTGGAAGCAATTGATTGCAATGGTGATCTGGTCACTTTCATGGAATATGTGATTTTGTTGGGTCAAGACAACCGTTCATTGGCTGGTCGTCTTGTCCACTTTCACCTCGTTGGTAGAATTTCTCTTTGGTCAT GTAAACAATGTGACACATGGGTTTGGAAATTCAACTTCAATGCGCAATTCACTTGCAACTCCCTCTCTTCTATGCTCGATGAACTATCTGCTGTAGCGCATAACAACACCGAACCTACAATTATCAACAAATTGATCCCTCAAAAAATAGGCATCTTCATGTGGCGTGCCATCAAAAATAAACTTCCCGTACGTTCCGAATTAGACAAACGTGGCATAGACCTCCATTCAACGAGATGTCCGGTATGTGACGAGGACATCGAATCCCTCCAACATATTCTTCTAAAGTGTAAAGTTGCCTCGGAAGTTTGGGAATTGATCCGTAAATGGTGGAACTTTGACATGATACGATTCGTTTCCATCCCTGAATTATCAAAAGCTTCGTCCCCAAGTCGCTCCTCATCGATAGACTCTTTCATTTGGCAAGCGGTTGTTTGGGTCTCAAGTTATCTCATATGGAAAAACCGAAACGACCATGTCTTCGGCAATACAACTTTAAGTCCCCCTAAAATTGTCTCCGATATTCAATCAAGATGTTTTGAATGGATCAATTGTAGAAGTAAGAAAGTTCGTTTGGAGTGGCTACTATGGATAACCGACCCTTTGCATTCCATCCGCAATGTTCAAGTCAAAGAAGGAATTGGTTAA